The Syngnathus typhle isolate RoL2023-S1 ecotype Sweden linkage group LG6, RoL_Styp_1.0, whole genome shotgun sequence genome has a window encoding:
- the LOC133155331 gene encoding extracellular calcium-sensing receptor-like → MGWFTFIFIVLLANSKADDQTCKLIGQTGFLEFSKEGDLLIGGIFSLARTRILDTHDYEAVPHSYCVKWNDRELKFVRTVMFTVEEINRNSQLLPGVSLGYRIYSGCGSENLIRAAIEAISQDESDCRGRIQALLGHSSSGVSEDINLLLSPLSIPQVSHLSTCACLSDKTLYPTFFRTVPSDRFQVLGLVQLMKYFDWRWVGIIYSATLYADEGTTEFMVEAKKENVCVEYRLVYKKTSRETHEAIVKMLRESSSKVVLLFMSLSYTKSFLSKMAAYNISGKHWVGSEAWITQQDLASVESRNILQGAMGFALPGASIPGLDDFLLDLKPQSDIIKAFWEKFFDCRFSPSNTSTLCTGREDLKTVSSDYTDVSHFRATSNVYKAVYSVAYALDALLQCENGANPTTGSPCVNKSEVQPKMVLEHLRYVNFTTQYGAKVFFDDNGDSMVQYDLVNWHISDNDTVEIVNIGRYDTSFPEGRKFKLKEDAKIVWGGNSPKVPRSVCREPCPPGTRKAINKNKPICCFDCFECPEGTMSNQTDSPDCLTCPAEFWPNAKKDRCLPKPTEYLSSEEIMGALLTGLSCVGVFLAFLTFLIFLKHKDTPIIKANNSELSFLLLISLKLCFLCSLTFIGRPTEWSCMLRHTAFGITFVLCISCVLGKTVVVLLVFRATLPGKNVKMFGPLQQRLGVLVLTLVQVLFCIIWLCTNPPFPAMNLKYYKEKIILECALGSAIGFWGVLGYIGFLALLCFLLAFLARKLPDSFNEAKLITFSMLIFCAVWIAFIPAYVSSPGKFTVAVEIFAILASSFGLLACIFVPKCYIIIFRPEKNSKKHLMGRIPPKTL, encoded by the exons ATGGGTTGGTTCACTTTCATCTTCATTGTCTTGCTGGCAAACTCAAAGGCAGACGACCAAACATGCAAATTGATTGGGCAGACAGGTTTCTTGGAGTTCTCAAAGGAAGGGGATCTTCTGATAGGAGGCATTTTTTCCCTGGCAAGGACTCGAATATTAGACACCCACGACTACGAGGCGGTCCCTCATTCGTACTGCGTTAA GTGGAATGACAGAGAGCTGAAGTTTGTCCGCACTGTGATGTTCACGGTGGAGGAGATCAACAGGAACTCGCAGCTCCTGCCGGGAGTCAGTCTGGGCTATCGGATCTACAGCGGCTGCGGGAGCGAGAACTTGATCCGAGCGGCCATAGAAGCCATCAGCCAGGATGAGTCCGATTGCAGGGGGCGAATCCAAGCTCTCCTCGGTCACTCGTCGTCCGGAGTGAGCGAGGATATCAACCTCCTTCTGAGCCCGTTGTCCATTCCGCAG GTCAGCCATCTTTCAACGTGTGCTTGTTTATCGGATAAGACCCTGTACCCCACCTTCTTCAGAACGGTGCCGAGCGACCGCTTTCAGGTGCTGGGCCTGGTGCAGCTCATGAAGTACTTTGATTGGCGCTGGGTGGGGATCATTTATAGTGCAACCTTGTATGCTGATGAAGGCACGACTGAATTTATGGTAGAAGCAAAGAAGGAAAATGTTTGTGTTGAATATCGGCTCGTTTACAAAAAGACCTCCAGAGAAACACATGAGGCCATTGTGAAGATGCTGAGGGAATCGTCATCAAAAGTGGTTCTGCTGTTCATGTCTTTATCCTACACCAAGTCCTTCTTATCTAAAATGGCCGCTTACAATATCAGCGGAAAGCACTGGGTCGGCAGCGAGGCCTGGATCACGCAACAGGACCTGGCTTCGGTGGAGAGCAGGAATATTCTCCAAGGAGCCATGGGTTTTGCGCTTCCAGGGGCTTCCATTCCCGGGCTGGATGACTTCCTGCTCGACTTGAAGCCCCAGAGCGACATCATAAAAGCTTTCTGGGAGAAGTTCTTTGACTGCAGATTTTCTCCCTCCAACACGTCAACCCTGTGCACCGGCAGGGAGGACCTGAAGACGGTCTCTAGTGACTACACGGACGTGAGCCACTTCAGGGCCACGAGTAACGTGTACAAAGCCGTGTACTCGGTCGCGTATGCACTTGACGCTTTGTTGCAATGTGAAAATGGAGCCAATCCAACCACAGGAAGTCCCTGCGTGAACAAGAGCGAGGTCCAACCTAAGATG GTATTGGAGCACCTTAGGTACGTGAATTTCACAACTCAGTACGGGGCCAAGGTATTCTTCGACGATAACGGCGACTCCATGGTCCAGTACGACTTAGTCAACTGGCACATAAGCGACAACGACACGGTTGAGATCGTGAATATCGGCCGGTACGACACGTCTTTTCCTGAGGGTCGGAAGTTTAAACTGAAGGAAGATGCCAAAATAGTCTGGGGAGGAAACAGCCCCAAG GTTCCCCGGTCCGTGTGCAGGGAACCGTGTCCTCCTGGGACCCGCAAGGCCATCAACAAGAACAAGCCCATATGCTGCTTTGACTGCTTCGAATGCCCTGAGGGGACAATGAGTAATCAGACAG ATTCTCCCGACTGTTTGACATGTCCAGCGGAATTCTGGCCCAATGCCAAGAAAGACCGTTGCCTTCCAAAACCCACCGAGTATCTTTCTTCTGAAGAGATCATGGGTGCGCTTTTAACCGGGTTAAGCTGCGTGGGTGTGTTTTTAGCTTTTCTGACGTTCCTCATATTTCTGAAGCATAAAGACACTCCCATCATCAAGGCCAATAACTCGGAGTTGAGCTTCCTGCTACTCATCTCCTTGAAACTGTGCTTCCTCTGCTCTCTGACCTTCATCGGTCGGCCCACCGAGTGGTCCTGCATGTTGCGCCACACGGCCTTCGGTATCACTTTTGTACTCTGTATTTCTTGCGTTCTGGGCAAAACCGTGGTGGTGCTGTTGGTTTTCCGAGCTACGTTGCCAGGTAAGAATGTGAAAATGTTCGGGCCGTTACAGCAGAGGCTCGGTGTTCTGGTTCTCACTCTGGTTCAGGTTCTGTTCTGTATCATTTGGCTTTGTACAAATCCACCATTCCCTGCTATGAATCTGAAATACTACAAGGAGAAGATCATCCTTGAATGTGCGCTGGGTTCCGCAATCGGGTTTTGGGGCGTGTTGGGTTACATCGGATTTCTGGCCCTCTTGTGTTTCCTACTTGCGTTTCTGGCCCGGAAGCTGCCGGACAGTTTTAATGAAGCCAAGCTGATCACGTTCAGCATGCTGATATTCTGCGCCGTGTGGATCGCCTTCATCCCCGCCTATGTCAGTTCCCCTGGCAAGTTCACAGTTGCCGTGGAGATTTTTGCCATCCTGGCCTCTAGTTTTGGATTGCTGGCTTGCATATTTGTTCCAAAATGCTACATTATTATCTTCAGGCCAGAGAAAAACTCCAAAAAACATCTCATGGGAAGAATACCACCAAAAACCCTTTAA